Within Telopea speciosissima isolate NSW1024214 ecotype Mountain lineage chromosome 8, Tspe_v1, whole genome shotgun sequence, the genomic segment ttaaaatctcttgattccaagtttgatctccatAGTTCCAGCTTTTAAACCCCAAATGGCTAAGATACGGCCTTCCACAGATGGATGCTCCAAAATCGGTAATCAGGGGCATAATTGTAATTAAATAGATTCTTCGTGACAAAACCATGTGTAGCAACGCCAATTCAGATATTTGTCTGTACATACATCTGCCTGGTGACATCAACGATGACATCAACAGGAATTGCAAAACACTTTTTACTCTTAATCCAACATGAGAATATTCTTTAAAATATTCCTTATTCTTTAACTCAACAATTAATCTCATGGATTTAAATGGAATCTTGTCTTGATAACTATACTCCTGCAATGCACTAGATAATGACCTGCTTAATTACCAGAACAGAAATTGGTGCAATATGACGCACGTGAATAACGCACCATGCGCCAAGCCACTAAAAAGCCACACATAAGCATCTCTCGAACCAACCCTTCTCCACCTCACTATATGCCTTCAAAATGGAATCTAGCCCATAGATCTTGATCCAATGGACAGAGACATTCTGTAACTTTAGCAAATTAAAGGGAAATGACTCCATATAATGGTCATTAAATTAAAGCCAAAAAATTTGGCTAATTATGAAAGAAAACGTCCTTCTCcagatttgctccatttttgTGCAACGACATAAACAACTTTATAACTTCCTCATTTGACATCGAACCAAGGTGAAACAAATTGTGTTGTAACCATGATTCGACAAACTACATTTAATGTGAAGAGTGTTTTGCCAGTTCAGCTATTAAAACTTCCAAACTTCCAAATACAGCTTCAAAGTGGATCCCACTGCATGATCCTATGAAATTACAACTTTTGATGTACAaggccttcacctgctgcttcagGCCTTTACCAAACACTTCTTAGGGACCCAATATACTTCCAATAGTCATCCTCCATTTTCGGATGCCGCTGTAACCCtaccaaatgaccaaattgaCCTTGACACTAACTAGTAGCCCGTTTAACCATTATGGCTTTGCCAAATCACCAGTAGCTATTGCTATAACACcaatatgaccaaatacgttgccaacaatgacaacaacactcCACACACTCCCCTTTGAAATTGTTGGCAACTTCCACTAACAGTCATTgcacttctctctccctttgaTAACAAGTACAAAGGGCTACGCCCCCTACATGGAGACTTCCCTATCTCGAATCTCCCCCTACATAGCTGCTAACTACTGTGCAATTGGATTCACAATTCCATgtttgtcacgcccctatcccaagcttaggccataagcacaatcaagagggtgattaggatgacacacgtcaccccaattcctatcaggatcaatgacacagtgtcccaagccatagtcaacaaccaaggacccacccaaatgaTTACATTTGCGTAAAAGAAATGGATATTCCATTAAACATCGGAGATAATAAGAGCGGAAGCAATATTTAAATATGgcagttacaatatgttcagctggctaAGTGATACAGTAGTAGTTTGAGTTGACCACCAACTGACCATGCCATAACTACTCAGAATATTAGTAAGTTATTACAAAAAGtgttcataatgggcacaaagccccaaaagaatcaaaagtggGGACAATCCCCAGCaacatcagtgcccataagGCCATAAGCACAGTCATCACAGGAGCAGCCATCGTCGTGTTCATTTGACACAAACTCCGGCTCCTCTACGTTAATACTGTCATAATCTGTCGGGCTGAGCTTCTAGGCCAGCCAAataaccaccatctgcatccaaatccaaaaaattgtgtacatagggggttagctccactgagccagtgaggggaaaggggaatgcacaaacacacaatcacacatagtccatgatgcatgtaatgttaaagatattttccacctaacaaccagtctaagtcatggtatatgctactgtgataactcgggagacactaagggtcacttattctatcaccccagtgaaacctcaattatcacgagggagcccACACTGGTAGAAATCAtagaccacctagtggcagaccccgatagccatcactacccctgacctggcatctcccacctccacaggcaacatgtgctcaaactatccaacacataaacccctattggcaagggtcgtagcattaagggagcataaatcctagccacagatatactacatgcaagtcctattgtcCCGAGAGGCATTCCgagtgcatcaatgtcccattctacctagtacccgggtaccagcacggcacagtgcatacagaccaggatgacaagcaatgaatataataagaaattctggggttccggcaccgtatgtaataccctgattttggactaggggtaatttggttatTTTACCTAATGCAGGATTATGGCAAGCCgaagtgtaggaacttggactagctggaggtgcacacacgcacgcatggtaagtagtgtgccctagtggAACACCCATAAGTTAAGACCTAGACTTTTGAGACCTTCCAAGATTGAGGAACACataatttcgaggacaaaatatttttaaaggaggggaggatgtgataccctgaaaatttttgaaaacttagtAGTGGAACATGCTAAGGTAAAAACAATTTGACTTATATTGTGGGGTGTATGTATGCGAGATTAAGTGATTTATGGTTGGTTCACAGAAAAGAACTTGAATGGTTTGAGCTTGAATGATTCTATATGGATAAATGTCGAATGGTTGAGGGCCAAGTCAATTATGGATCAATTTGTTGGTTAGTCCAACTCAAGTGTGAGTGGTTCAGTTATAACAAAGTTTATTTTGGACCTTTGATATAGAttatgattgaataaataaagatatagagGTAATGTCCAAGAAGTTTAAAGACTTATTTGGCCAGGTTTGCATATTACATCAGTGGTTCAAGAATAAtaagattgattttggtttagTTTAGTGATACAACGTTTTAACCAAGAACCAAGTTACCATGTTGGATATTATTTATTGGTCAATAGATTTAGTCTGATCAAAGTCAAATTTTTGGAGTCTGATTTAATAAATTTGTTAAATTTCTAAACATAATGTTTGACCAATAAGTGATAGGCAGTCGGAGAGAGTGACTCAGATTTCGAGGAAACACCTATTTGCTTTGGATCGCAAAGGACAAGTCCTATATAACCATACTATTTTCATTTGTGATACTTCTTTAGAGGAATCATGATATTCAAGAGGCTTTGTGGGAAAAAGGAGATGATATGCGATGCAAGTATCCGCAACTGTTTAGAGATCTAGATATTTAAATTttaaggatgaaatttctttaaggagggtggattgtaatatcccgacataatggggagatccaaatatgtaaatttcgaggacgaaattttgttaaggggtggagaattgtaataccctgattttggactaggagtaatttggtcattttacctaCTGCAGGATTAGGGCAAACCGAAGTataggaacttggactagctggaggtgcacacacgcatgcatggtaagtagtgtgccctagtgtaataccctcattttgagtttattccttgtCTAAgtatagaattagggttttacttataacatatataatttgatttgaaaaataattcacagttagtaacctagcctagtgcttagacatttaattcaatttgttagaggtctaaggttctattctttagaggagcaattaaatattttattttttataattttatagggcttagaatggacttccacgattctaacttgggaggtcaTAGGTTTTAGCTagggaagtattatggattgataagaaAAGGTGAgctggcaatctccaattgattggaaactcaaacttaaaaaaagaaagtcttcataaaataaaatcccaacaaaaaaggaattttagctaaaataaaattacctaatctaaagttttaatttaaaaatcttaagtcaagattccttttaaaatattttcattagaggacaagtaaatagatgtagttagagacaaaattggattcttcccaccttctttcttgttaggattaaatttccataactaaatcccaattctcattccttttatcataaatttgagagagagagagggagagaggaaaattcgtggactatagaaaggaagaagaagaagagagaagaagaagaagaagaaggaaggagaagaaggagattcgaACTGTGCAGAACCAGAAACTTGACATccaattttgaccctttttggAGTCGAATTGGGAAAATCCTATTTCATAATAAAACatagcctcatctcttatcttcgtaacccaacttgaatcagcccAAAAGAATTTTTGAACAAAGAGATATTgctgatttactgaaggtaggtcattctgtcaaaaatctgtgtttctcaaatccgagtttatgcaatatattgatgttgatttcatcattaccttaatcataggacttTATTAAAGTGGTTCTAAATTAGGAAGACATATATCAAtattattgaagcattgatttgaggtcacttatagaaaccctaattgcttcacacaaggtgagtagatcttcaaccattatacttgatattttctttacatataaaatttattttgaaacattatttttaaatctgaaatttagttttagattgagatttatcatgccaatAACATATTTTATTCATGCTTTCACTccattaaattgttcacacatgattgcttgcaaggaatagtgattttcttataatttaattcacatatgtgtatagaatttttattaatgtcatgtttatagactaatgaatccaatgcctatttgttgatagtatgatgaaggtctatgaatgattcttcatgactacaacctaatgcatgatgttttgggatgatgcataaaaatctgattttgtttagggattactttaaattttcattgatgttaatgttggataagtgattacgaagattttgcccaatctttCCTATTATTGGTCTTCACTCTATGTATTGATATGTTTATGAAAGTCACTgtttcaaactttattttcattcttttcaatagtatGTGTTAGGGTGAAATTAGGGAGTTGCTAACCCTAAGTTTcaaacttggatgtatagctttaaattataagcaaacccttgattgttatttttgttgtttaccttaccgacattggtgaatatgttagGGTAAGGATAAGTTAGCGAGTTTTTAagctacgggcttacccttattagaactatatggactactagaaagaggggtgatgatcaaaaactctctaagagggcattgctggtaaacCTTCGGGGGCTTTGAGTCGATCTGGGAAAAGTTtagtcactagtttctccattagtttcttgatgttgagaggggacagtggtgttgtagttgatcatagctgggttcatacgccgctatcatgagggccttgaccagtatatggtaactagttcacactagtccattagggagtgatgtgtttgttattttacgttctttcgatataCCTTTCGTTGATTATTgttatatatacttttcattacagtagtggtgataagaaaatatggttatgatcattttattttatttttttcggatctatatatacatattattgtatgtctttacatttcgtattacttgtgcatgtttttcacacctgtatagttattgtggatttacttgctaagcttttcccgaagcttaccctcaccattttttagatgaacaactttatgaatgtgaacctggatgtgaggatgtactagaggaggaggtccaagaggacgaagcattTGGAGTAAAAGATGACAATTACTCTTAGAAattttacactttctttcaaccttagaagaacttattatttgtttgagtttaattaatttttagagattgtaacctttatttaagaattttaaatttaatttggaagttgtaatagcttagtttaacaACGTACCCTACTTTATTTGAAGTCTTAATATATACATTTAGACATGtatttgtgttttggttctactccggatcatatctccttgacataaacgatcttgtggaccgttactgtccctaaaccgctagggtggttttAGGGGCGttacaccgtaacccaatagtACTAAgtaaagtaaacatatccacatttcatcaattcgtatccaacaaggttttatatgcaaagatGCAACATGTTAAGGATGAATGCAAGCATAAAAACCATCATGTAGTCTAtagttatatattatatatcaagcccaaacatcacccaaagcccactcactgTTTGCTGACTTGTCGTTTGGGCTGTTTGGTAAGGTTTATCTTGGTGCACGTACTCCTGTACAGATTCTAAAATCTGAGGATGTGTGAGAAcaatgttagaagtgtataggtgggtcccatgaaggATCCCAACAGTTTatttgaagtttgggtcaagacagcagggGCAGATGCAGGAACAGAGGTAGCTAGGTGAGTCCGATCGTGGATCCGTCCAGGGCAAACCCTGAAGATATATGGAAcagactcacgggcggatgtggaacatgGATCTACTCATGCATCCATCCGAACCCTGAGACATTCACGAGAGCGACCTAAGCTACGGGCGGATTCACTGGCTTGTGGCTCCGCCCCAGGCTAATAGCTAGGTTATATTGGATGGATTAACGGGTGGATACAAGATAGTGGATCCGCTCATGGATTCGTCgccattcttttgaaatctgtgAAGATCCCCACCTCAAGTCCTTCATTCATGGAACCATACGGGTCCttgggttggggaggtgagtccaaaccTCTTCGTTGGAGGTCTAAAACTCATAGTCCTTTAAAGAATTTAGGGGATTCAAGGGATTagatccatctccaaggttctTCCCAAACTTAATCTAGGTTTTCAATGTTTGAACAACAACTTAGGTCATTAATTAATGAAGACACTAAAGGAAAGGGATATAAGTCTCAAAGGGAGCATTCAATAGGAACTATTGGGTTCCCAAGAGAAACCCCAAActtggaatcgatcccaaggggatTCCCAAACCcggaaatggaaaagagagggagatagaTGAGGACATTTACCTTAAGGATGGATTAGTGGTTGGCTTCCACCTCCATTGCTCCCTTCAAGCTTTCCTCCAccaaagccttcaatgctccaagtCTCCAACATTTTGGATAGGTAGGAGAAGTAAATGAGACTTGAAGGCTAAGCTTTGGTCTTATATCAAAtccccacttagggcctgtttagGTTGGGCTTTAAGAgccaaaactcatttaaaagcCCACTAGGCCAATGGGTCCACCTATATGGCACACTCATAAGCtaaggagaccaagggtggggCCAACCTTATCTAGGTGCCTAGATAGGATGCCCGAGCacagggtgtgggtcccacatgaggAAAACACCCAGAAGGCTAAAACAGCACGGGTGGTAGCAATCTTTGTGAGTCCGCGCGTGCGTCCGTTGCTGCTATAAAGGGTAGAACCCTAAGGAAATTGGTCAGTTTGGCCCACACTTTAAGGCCAACAAGGGGAAGGTATACTAACATTCATAAGGGTAGTATCTGACCGTCCACcgtcacgacgtgtccttcATGATGCCGAAGAGTTTCCCAatcgcgatgctaagctcatcgtcAAAAGAGATATCTAGGTGTGGGGACATGGGGAACACCTTTCGGTACTCTTCACTCTAGGGACTCGTACTAGGAGGATGATCATCGAAATCACCATCAATATATCTTCCCCACTGCCAGTTAAGGAACCgttcctccacaggcaggcccgtgaactggtcaactatcttgtggctaggtttgaccacgaGTGAAAATAGCTCACCAGCGTACACGACAGTGGAATCTACacatcacaagagagagaaattataattaatagtaaATTCGAGCGCggatgtaacatcctccccaccttataaaaattcaGTCCCCAAAATTTGGCTTACCTTGtaagaatccaagggaagggtactttgcTCGCATTTCCACCTCGACTTCCCAGGAGGCTTCTTCCTCTgtgtggttgcaccacttcacttTCACATAGTGAATAGGTCTATTGCGGAGATTCACCACTTTGCTGTCCAAGATCTTCTCAGGTTATTCTTTATAAGACATATCCGCTACCAGCTTTGGTGGTTCCTGGGATAAAACATGACTGGGGTCATGCACATACTTTTGCAACATAGATACGTAGAAGACGTTGAGCACgtcatccaaagatggtggaaAAGCTAACCGATAAGCCACCGATCCAATCTTCGTAAGAATCTCATAGGCCCAATATATCTCAagcttagcttgcccttcttgctgaaccacATAACACCCTTGGTAGGCGACACCATGAGAAATACCTTGTCACCGATAAGGAACTCTAGATCCTTATGCCTTTGGTCTGCATAGGCCTTTTGCCTAGACTGGGTAGCCTTGATTCGCTTGtggatcaagtccaccttctcataGGATGCTTGGATCAATTCTAGCCCAAGGATACACCGCTCACCTACTTTGTCCCAGTACAATGGAGTAtggcacttcttcccatactgagcttcaAATGGCGCTATTCTGATAGTAGCTTGATAACTATTATTTTAGGCAAATTCGATAAGCGAGATATGCTCATCCCAATtgccttgcatatcaatggcacaggcttgaagcatgtcttccaatgtctaTATTGTCCTCTCTGACTGTCCGTTAGTTTGTGGATGGAAGGCAGTGCAAAAACTCAATAGGGTACCCATAGCTCTCTAGAATCTGCCccaaaacttggatgtgaaccTGGGATCTCGATCAGAGATAATACTAACTGGAACTCTATGCAGGTGAACCATGTTATCAATGTGTAAGCGGGCCAGCTTATCTatagaataggtgaccttgattgggatgaaataAGCTATCTTCGTCAATCTATCCATAATAACCCATAGAGCATCAACACCTTTGGGTGTGCGAGGCAGTCCAGTGATGAAGTCGATGGTGAtatgctcccatttccattctggcATGGGCAATGACTGTAGAAAGCCTTGGGGCCGTTGTCTATCTGCCTTCACTTGCTGGCAAGTGAGAGACCGAGCCACaaattcagctacatcccttttcattccactccactaGTAGTGTCctttcaggtccttgtacattttattaCCTCCTGGGTGAATTTAATAGGGAGAATCATGTTCTTCTgacaacacttccttcctcagctGATCGTCTTTAGGAACACATTGGCGATCCctaaacatgagaacaccactaTCTGTCAATGTGAAATTCAGATCTCGCTGTGTGTCACCCTGGATAGCTTCAATTATCTCCTACAAGCATTCATTTGAAGCCTGAGCTAACCGAATCCTTTCCACCAAGGTGGATTGCACAAATAAGGCTGCTAAAGATagagtaacaccctctaccaataactccaaatccatccttctagcttcttcaACAAGTTCTTTACTGGCAGCTAAGGATACAATGGATAAGGTCTAGGACTTCCGACTAAGAGCATCCGCCACAATGTTAGCCTTACCTGGatggtaatggatggtgcaatCGTAGCCCTTCATAAGTTCTAACCaatgcctctgtctcatgttgagTTCCTTCtaagtaaagaaatatttgaggtTTTTATGGTCACTatagatctcactcttctctctATATAGatagtgtctccagatcttcaggGCAAAGACTACAgccgccaactctaagtcatgagttgggtaattcctCTCATAATCCTTCAACTAACGAGAAGCGTAGGCTACTACTTTTTCATCCTGCATCAAAACATAACCGAGGCCCATCTTGGAAGcatcataataaactaccatccctccagtaccatttggaatggtatGTACCAGAGCCGAAATCAGTCGTTGCTTCAAATCCTAAAAGTTCCTCTCGCAGTCATCagaccactcaaacttcactccctttcgggtcagtcgagtcataggagcagagatttttgaaaagttctcGATAAATCTCCTATAGTAGCCGGCTAAACCAAGGAAACTATGAATATTtgctacattcttgggtgtctccTAGTCAACTACTGACTGTACCTTACCAGGGTCAACTTCAATAACCTTCGTAGAAACCAAATGGCCTAGGAAAGCCACTTGCTGTAACCAAAAATTGCATTTGCTAAACTTAGCATATAgttgcttttctctcaagcgCTGCAGCACAAAGCGAAGGTGGTCAGCATGTTCTTCTTCGCTCTTAGAGTagaccaggatgtcgtcaataaatacgatAACGTACTTATCTAGCACGTCATGAAACACCCTATTCATTAGCGCAATAAAAGGTACTagggcattggtcagcccaaaggacataaccagaaaCTCGTAGTGTCTATATCGCAATTTGAAGCCTGTCTTGCTGATGTCACTACCTCTGATCTTTAATTGATGATACCCCGAgcggagatcaatcttggagaatacCCTTGCTCCTTATAATTGGTCGAATAGATCATCAATCCTAGGCAAcgggtaccgattcttgatcgtaagcttgttgagttcacggtagtaaatgcacatacgcatactaccgtccttcttctttacaaacaaaacAGGTGCACCCCACGAGGAAACACTTGGCCTGATGAAACCCTTATTCAATAAATCATTAAGCTACTCTTGAAGTTCTTTCAATTCTGACGGGGCCATTCTATATGGGTCCTTAGACACTGGACCAGCACTGGACACTAGGTCAATCATAAATTCTATTTCCCAATCTGGTGGTAACTGTGTGAGGTCTTccggaaagacatcaggaaaatctcttactacacttatctcttccataggtgtGTAACCTTATCTTTAGTGTCTAACACAGAGGCTAAGTAACATTGACAACCATGTGCTAAGAGCTTCTGAACTTGGAGAGCTAAAATAATTGTCTTTCCAGGCTTTTTGCTTTTGTTGCCCTTGAACACAAATTCATTGTCTTCTCCTGACTTGAAGAGTGTCTTCCTCTCTACATAGATTAAGCTAGCTCCGTGagcggacaaccaatccattcccagaatGATATCAAAGTCCTCATATATAGGATTATCAAACTGGCCCCAAGTACATGGTCGCTCACTCGAACAGGGCAAGAGTTGAAGGCTTGGTCAAGCTCGACCTTGCTTCCAGTTGATGTACAAACTATCAGCTTTTGTTCCATACTAGCAGGTTCAATTGGTAATTTCTCGACAaaggaaggtgatataaaggagTGCAACGCTCCCAAGTCAAATAACACATATGCAGGTAAGGAGCACACAAAAATCAAGCCCGACAAACACCGAAtagccaaacatgataaactcaacATAAAGAATTTTACTAAGGTGGTTGAGTACAATACCTGTGATGACGCCAGGGTCAGATTGGGCTTCTTCATGAGTGACAGAATAAACTTGCCCCTGAGTCTTGCTTGCTGGGGGAGAAATTAGTGGGTGAACAATAGTCTTTGCTTGGGGCACCTTTGAAGTCACAACTGGCCATGAACCTGGCTGTCGAGGTTGTGGACAATCCTTAACCATGTGgccggactccttgcaattATAACAAACAAGAGTCTGGGTCCCATAATAAGGAGCAGATGTAGGTTTAGGCACCTGGGCCACATCAGGTCTACGGGACTGAATTGGAGCTACATTGGTGTAGGCCCCTCTCCTTTGGAACTTGTTAGGTCCCCTAGAATCATGAGATGACTCGGCCTCTTGCCAGCTTATATGGCACTGTAATTCTCCCTCTGCTGATCTTCTATCAACTTGGTGGCTTTAACCACTTCTACATAGGTGGGGTACTTGTGTAGTACCACAGAAGTACTTAAGCTGGCCCTAAGCCCCTTTCACACCTTCTTGCTTCACGTTCTTAGTTTTCAAGTGGGTCGGAGCAAAGtagaaatactcctcaaagaTCTATTGATATTCAAGGACTGACTTGGATCCCTGACTGAGGCTCATgaattcaatttctttcttctctcgaAAAGTTCTTGGGAAGTAATTCTCGAGAAAGGCCTCtttaaattgagcccaagttgcatTTGGGTACTTGGCCTAGAAATGTTCCTTCGAGGAACGCCACCATGCATCAGCGTCACCTCAAAGTTGGAAAGTGGCACATTGAATCTTCTCAAGGTCACTACACGATAGCACCTCAAAGAT encodes:
- the LOC122672311 gene encoding uncharacterized protein LOC122672311 — translated: MKRDVAEFVARSLTCQQVKADRQRPQGFLQSLPMPEWKWEHITIDFITGLPRTPKGVDALWVIMDRLTKIAYFIPIKVTYSIDKLARLHIDNMVHLHRVPVSIISDRDPSYQATIRIAPFEAQYGKKCHTPLYWDKVGERCILGLELIQASYEKVDLIHKRIKATQSRQKAYADQRHKDLEFLIGDKQEGQAKLEIYWAYEILTKIGSVAYRLAFPPSLDDVLNVFYVSMLQNKVVNLRNRPIHYVKVKWCNHTEEEASWEVEVEMRAKYPSLGFLQDSTVVYAGSYNGSDFKVIFGRLNGNSG